Below is a window of Sulfurimonas sp. DNA.
GATGCTAAATTAAAGAAAGAACAAGAATTCTTCCTAGCTGAAAAAAACCGCATAGCTAAAAGAAGTAAAAGTAAAATTGATGCAAACGGTAATCCTATACTTGAAAAAGTACAAGATGAAGTTATAAAACAAGGTGTAGGGATGTTACTGGATCATTTATTCTAGCAACAAAAAATAGCTTTAAGTTATTTTAACATTTGGCTAAAATCAAGTGCTTATTCCTCGAAAATAATCATCTCATAAATTGACTTTTTAGTCACAAGAGCTTTATCAGGTGAAACAGAATGTGCATTACGTGACTTTTGCACTTCGTGTCTAAGCTGAGCAATCTCCTGCTCCATATCATCTACATTGTCTTTAAGACGAAGAATTATATCTACACCAGCTAAGTTAACGCCTAACTCGCGAGTAAGTCTAAGTATAAGTTTTATCTTGTCAATATCCCTTTGAGAATACATCCTTATACGACCACCTGAGCGTGATGGACATATTAGGTTTTCTCTTTCATATTGACGAAGAGTTTGAGGGTGTATATCTAAAATCTTAGCTACTACACTGATCAAATAAACCGGTTCATCATATTGGTGTATCATAATTTCTCCTTTTCTAGTTAGGTAATTTTTCTTTCATTATTTCAACTAAATCAGTATCTAATTCGTCTACATTTGGAAGAACTATGTTTGCTTCAAGATATAAATTACCGCGAACTTTAGTCTTTCTGTTCATAGCACCCATCTCTTTAACACGGAATCTCTGTCCGTTTTTAGTGTTTTGAGGCACTTTTAGCTTGATCTCTTTCTCCAATGTTTGAATTGACACTTTGTCACCAAACAGTGCAGCTTTTAAAGGTACATCAAATGTTTTTATAAGATCATCACCCTCTCTAACATAATCAGGATTTGGTGCTACATTTATCTTTAAAAACAGATCACCCTTACGTCCGCTAGACGAGTGCCCTTTACCTTTAACACGCATCTTCTCACCACTCTTAACTCCAGCAGGAATTTTAATATCAAATCTGTCATTTTGAACTGATACAGAGTGGCTTCCACCCAAGATACTTACAGAAAAAGGTATAGTAACTGATGTTTCAATATCTAAGTTTGGTTCAGCTCTTCCACCAAAACCTCCACCGCCAAATGGGTTTCCTCCACCGAAGCCTCCAAAGCCTCCGCCAAATCCACCTGCTCCGCCTGAGAACATCTGTCTTAAGATTTCATCTAGATCTGATGCACCTGCACCACCGTGTGAGCGTGTAAAGTCATGGAAATTTTGTCCGCCAAACATCTGATCACCAAACTGATCATACTGTGCTTTTTTCTCTTTATCGCTTAATATTTCGTATGCAGAGTTTATCTCTTTAAACTTCTCCTCTGCTTTTGGATCTTTATTTACATCAGGGTGATACTGACGTGCTAATTTTCTATAAGCTTTTTTAATCTCAGCTTCACTAGCACCCTCTGATATTTCTAATGTTTCATATAATGATTTTGCCATAATAGTTGTTCCTAATAAAATATATAATTGTTTGTATTAAGTAAGATTATATCATAAAAGTTGAGTGGATGTCAATCAAGGTGCAGTGGTCAAAGGCTTCTTGAGGAAGTGTACTATTAGTACACGACGAGTGTAGTAACGCTGAAGTTGCGTTACTATTTTAATTTATAAGACTTAGTGTAAAAAGTGGCGAACTTCTGAGAAGTAAAGACTCATCCCAAATTCGTTAGCCGCTTCAATGATCTCTTCGTCTCTGATAGATCCACCAGGCTCAATTACGTTTTTAACACCAGCTGCCGCTGCTGCATCTATAGAGTCACGAAATGGGAAAAATGCTTCAGACGCAAGTGCTGCACCAGTTACATCAAGACCCATCTCTTTAGCTTTTTTAAGTGCACACTGGCTAGCATCAACGCGTGAAGTCATACCCATACCAACAGCTACCATTGCAGAGTTTTTAACATATACTACACAGTTAGATTTTGTAAGTGAAGCTACTTTGTAAGCTATTTCTAAATCTTTCATATCTTGAGCATCTGCAGCTACTTTGGATACAAGTTTTGCATTTTTAACTTCGTTATCTCCAACTTTATCGGCATCTTGGAAAACAAATCCACCATCGATGTGTTTGAAATCTTTTGCATCATTAGCTAAAACTAATCTGTCTGAACCCATTTCAAAAAGTTTTATACGTTTCTT
It encodes the following:
- a CDS encoding heat shock protein transcriptional repressor HspR — encoded protein: MIHQYDEPVYLISVVAKILDIHPQTLRQYERENLICPSRSGGRIRMYSQRDIDKIKLILRLTRELGVNLAGVDIILRLKDNVDDMEQEIAQLRHEVQKSRNAHSVSPDKALVTKKSIYEMIIFEE
- a CDS encoding DnaJ C-terminal domain-containing protein; translation: MAKSLYETLEISEGASEAEIKKAYRKLARQYHPDVNKDPKAEEKFKEINSAYEILSDKEKKAQYDQFGDQMFGGQNFHDFTRSHGGAGASDLDEILRQMFSGGAGGFGGGFGGFGGGNPFGGGGFGGRAEPNLDIETSVTIPFSVSILGGSHSVSVQNDRFDIKIPAGVKSGEKMRVKGKGHSSSGRKGDLFLKINVAPNPDYVREGDDLIKTFDVPLKAALFGDKVSIQTLEKEIKLKVPQNTKNGQRFRVKEMGAMNRKTKVRGNLYLEANIVLPNVDELDTDLVEIMKEKLPN